A DNA window from Christiangramia salexigens contains the following coding sequences:
- a CDS encoding ATP-binding cassette domain-containing protein: MRIKNAHQNNLKNIDLSIPENQLIVMTGLSGSGKSSLAMDVIANEGYRYFLESLPAYNQQNAQMIPTAEVDDIEALPPVIRVEQSKRFQSINTTFGTLSELIAIFRILLARYSAEETMSKSLFSFNHPKGACEHCHGIGEAEYIDLDKLVGDENKTLREGAIVTTLPNGYIVYSQITVDELNKVCKAHGFSVDVPWKDLSEGQKDVVLYGSDRIKVFFGKHTLESRLRWEGLKAKPREEGYYKGILPIMKDILKRDRNPNILKFASSSICPSCKGARIKADHLKYKWKGLNFQEWMELPLNELYDRLKNQKLKPGEQVLIEKICTQLFDLIRLGMEEYQLSTPSMEISSGDAQRIKLIRQVNSNLQGILYVFDEPSIGLSEDYQLYLLHILKRLISKGNTVMVVEHDLNFIRTADWIVELGPAAGVHGGEIIYNGPTEEFLNAEGLSSPTLAELKKETSDSAKNPKSETADSFQPQIGELTVVSRKTPQLLQILSDYSEKEDLKMLRVSDQPIGKTPRSNPATYTGLADKIRDLLAKSPEAKSLKLAKGAFSFNNKTGRCETCEGAGVITLSMNVMGAINQVCPTCNGKRFKPEVLQVHWKDKNISDIYDLSIEEAFDFFSEEKKITKILSLMLQLGLGYIKLGQPSNTLSGGEAQRIKLTKHFAKQSKKTLLLLEEPSIGLHQQNVRQLLKALHQLKDQTAGIICFENHQLFKASCDTLVDNSLKAETLELKEVSDKRLDRISIKGARTHYLKDLDLDLPKNKLTVITGISGSGKSSLIIDTLNAYGQQEMTKQFSAYQQSRVGVNFQMEVDNIDGLSPTICITRKEKSFTGRSDISKQTGIDKILRFAFSRKAQFEEKELSASHFSNNHELGKCAVCDGLGAELLPDLDKIVLDQDKSIADGLFEHNKALAYYGQADSQYMAILKELGATYGFSLETAFKKLSDQQKDILFNGAGDTVWKTDWQFKTKTRVGTQEIKMQWKGLFHYLNEEYFKTRKNKNIEKLKSLFSPAECSHCEGSGLKPERLEFKIGGKSIHDIKSMDFNALEIWLTSDLKEEIDQKLISKIQPYLMNTIKRAKQLHIDHLQLNRKSTTLSGGENQRVALIKQLNSPLKGITYLLDEPSAGLSNDNIPDLINILKELIEKDNTVMVIEHNKEIILAADELIEMGPQAGKLGGNITFQGTPQKFIKQSDTHPFLKSASNPVKLKGGDKTIAIRNLSKHTLVKESLDVQVGGITTISGKSGIGKTTLVKEILLPGINSGNAVNCESIEFPKEYSGAYYFESKKLRSYANTLLVSYLDLLKEISKIFAAETGLKPRDFSYKTKTSQCPNCKGRSYLETSLDVAANAIEICETCKGQRYQEHILALRVESKNIAEVLSLDMRELKEWLGEKNISSKTLEFLSQLEEIGLAHLSLDQPVQSLSSGEKQRLLLLNWLQDQITDALYILDEPSTGLHFADIDLLYAILQKLSEANDILIIDHNPYLLEKIGVGMVLE, from the coding sequence ATGCGCATCAAAAATGCTCACCAAAACAATCTCAAGAATATAGATCTAAGCATTCCTGAAAATCAACTCATCGTTATGACCGGTTTATCAGGTTCGGGGAAATCTTCTCTGGCCATGGACGTGATCGCTAATGAAGGTTATCGTTACTTTCTAGAGAGTTTACCGGCTTATAATCAGCAAAATGCCCAAATGATTCCTACGGCTGAGGTGGATGATATTGAAGCGCTACCACCTGTGATCAGGGTGGAGCAGTCAAAACGCTTTCAATCCATTAATACCACTTTCGGTACTCTCTCAGAGCTTATTGCGATCTTCAGAATTTTATTAGCCCGCTATTCAGCTGAAGAAACCATGAGCAAATCACTGTTTTCTTTCAATCATCCAAAAGGTGCTTGTGAACATTGTCATGGGATTGGAGAGGCTGAATATATCGACCTTGATAAACTGGTGGGAGATGAGAACAAAACCCTAAGGGAAGGAGCGATCGTTACTACTTTGCCCAACGGCTATATCGTATATTCTCAGATCACCGTTGATGAATTGAATAAAGTATGTAAGGCACATGGTTTTAGCGTGGACGTGCCCTGGAAAGATTTATCGGAAGGACAAAAGGATGTGGTTCTATACGGAAGTGATCGTATTAAGGTCTTTTTCGGGAAGCATACCCTGGAGTCCCGGCTTCGATGGGAAGGCTTGAAAGCAAAGCCTCGCGAGGAAGGGTATTATAAAGGGATACTCCCCATTATGAAAGATATTCTGAAAAGGGATCGTAATCCAAATATCTTGAAATTTGCCAGTTCCAGCATTTGTCCCAGTTGTAAGGGAGCACGGATTAAGGCTGATCATTTGAAATATAAGTGGAAAGGGCTGAATTTTCAGGAATGGATGGAGCTGCCTTTAAACGAATTATATGACAGGCTGAAAAACCAGAAATTGAAACCTGGAGAACAAGTCCTGATTGAAAAGATCTGTACGCAATTATTCGATCTCATTCGGCTGGGAATGGAGGAATACCAATTGAGCACACCGAGTATGGAGATTTCTTCCGGTGATGCTCAGCGCATCAAATTGATCAGGCAGGTAAACAGTAACCTGCAGGGAATTCTTTATGTATTTGATGAGCCTTCCATCGGTCTTTCTGAAGACTATCAACTTTATTTGCTTCATATCCTGAAGCGTTTGATTAGTAAGGGGAATACGGTCATGGTAGTGGAACACGACCTGAATTTTATCCGCACTGCAGACTGGATCGTGGAATTAGGACCAGCCGCCGGAGTTCATGGTGGTGAAATAATTTATAACGGACCCACAGAGGAGTTTTTAAATGCGGAAGGCCTCTCAAGTCCCACTCTGGCCGAATTGAAAAAGGAAACATCTGATTCTGCTAAGAACCCTAAAAGCGAAACAGCAGATTCTTTTCAACCTCAAATTGGGGAATTGACGGTGGTGAGCCGAAAAACTCCTCAGCTTCTGCAAATACTTTCAGACTACTCTGAAAAAGAGGACCTAAAAATGCTGAGGGTGTCAGATCAGCCCATCGGTAAAACACCAAGAAGCAATCCGGCTACTTATACAGGTTTAGCCGATAAAATTCGGGATCTACTGGCGAAATCTCCGGAAGCTAAATCCTTAAAACTGGCCAAAGGAGCCTTTTCTTTTAATAACAAAACCGGAAGATGTGAAACCTGCGAAGGGGCAGGGGTGATTACTCTTTCCATGAATGTGATGGGCGCCATAAATCAGGTTTGTCCTACCTGTAACGGGAAGCGGTTTAAGCCGGAAGTGTTGCAGGTGCATTGGAAGGATAAAAATATTTCTGACATCTATGATTTGAGTATAGAAGAAGCTTTTGACTTCTTTAGTGAGGAGAAGAAGATTACCAAAATATTGTCTTTGATGTTGCAACTGGGGCTGGGTTATATCAAACTCGGCCAGCCTTCCAACACCTTATCTGGCGGGGAAGCACAGCGTATTAAGCTTACAAAGCATTTCGCCAAACAATCAAAAAAGACCCTGTTATTACTGGAAGAGCCCAGTATTGGCTTGCATCAGCAAAATGTACGGCAGTTGTTAAAAGCCTTGCATCAGCTTAAAGATCAAACGGCAGGTATTATTTGCTTTGAGAATCATCAGCTTTTTAAAGCCTCATGTGATACACTGGTGGATAATTCCCTGAAGGCCGAAACCCTGGAACTGAAAGAAGTTTCAGATAAACGATTAGACAGAATCTCCATAAAGGGAGCCAGAACACATTACCTCAAAGACCTGGATTTGGATCTGCCTAAAAATAAATTGACTGTGATCACGGGAATTTCGGGTTCAGGAAAATCTTCTTTGATAATAGATACGCTGAATGCTTATGGACAACAGGAAATGACCAAACAATTTTCTGCCTATCAGCAATCCAGGGTAGGCGTAAATTTTCAAATGGAGGTAGATAATATTGATGGCCTTAGTCCCACAATTTGTATCACCCGAAAAGAAAAGAGCTTTACCGGGCGTTCAGATATTTCCAAGCAAACGGGGATAGATAAGATCCTGCGTTTTGCCTTCTCCAGAAAAGCGCAGTTTGAAGAAAAGGAATTATCTGCCAGTCATTTTTCTAATAATCATGAGTTGGGGAAATGTGCTGTTTGTGATGGTCTGGGTGCGGAGTTGCTTCCAGATCTGGATAAAATAGTTCTGGATCAGGATAAAAGTATTGCTGACGGTTTGTTTGAGCACAACAAAGCCCTGGCTTATTACGGGCAGGCAGACAGTCAGTATATGGCGATCTTGAAAGAACTGGGAGCCACCTACGGGTTTAGTCTGGAAACTGCTTTTAAGAAACTTTCAGACCAACAAAAAGATATTCTGTTCAATGGCGCAGGCGATACGGTGTGGAAAACCGATTGGCAATTCAAAACCAAAACCAGAGTAGGTACTCAGGAAATAAAAATGCAATGGAAAGGACTTTTCCATTATTTAAATGAGGAATATTTTAAGACCCGGAAAAATAAGAATATTGAAAAGCTGAAGTCTCTCTTTTCCCCTGCAGAATGTAGTCATTGTGAAGGAAGTGGCTTAAAGCCCGAACGATTAGAATTCAAGATAGGAGGAAAATCTATTCATGACATAAAATCCATGGATTTTAATGCCCTGGAAATCTGGCTGACTTCCGATCTTAAAGAGGAAATAGATCAAAAACTTATCTCTAAGATCCAGCCTTATTTGATGAACACTATTAAGCGGGCGAAGCAGCTACATATAGATCATCTGCAACTTAATCGAAAATCTACCACTCTTTCCGGAGGAGAAAATCAAAGGGTAGCACTTATCAAACAGCTGAATTCTCCCTTAAAAGGGATTACCTATCTGTTAGATGAACCTTCCGCAGGATTAAGCAATGACAATATTCCAGATTTGATCAATATCCTAAAAGAACTCATTGAAAAGGATAACACCGTTATGGTGATCGAGCACAACAAGGAGATCATTCTGGCGGCAGATGAACTGATCGAAATGGGACCACAGGCGGGAAAACTGGGTGGGAATATCACTTTTCAGGGCACACCTCAGAAATTTATAAAACAATCCGACACTCATCCTTTCCTGAAATCGGCGTCCAATCCTGTAAAGTTAAAAGGGGGAGATAAGACTATTGCCATCAGAAATTTGTCCAAGCATACCTTAGTGAAAGAATCACTGGATGTCCAGGTTGGTGGGATCACGACCATTAGCGGTAAGTCTGGAATCGGAAAAACCACTTTAGTTAAGGAGATCCTGTTGCCAGGTATAAACTCCGGTAATGCGGTTAATTGCGAAAGCATTGAATTTCCCAAGGAATATTCGGGTGCGTATTATTTTGAGTCTAAAAAGCTACGCTCGTATGCCAATACTTTATTAGTCTCTTATCTGGATCTGCTGAAAGAGATTAGCAAGATCTTTGCTGCTGAAACGGGACTTAAACCTCGTGACTTTTCATATAAGACCAAAACAAGTCAGTGTCCTAATTGCAAAGGCAGGAGTTATCTGGAAACCAGTCTGGATGTTGCCGCCAATGCGATCGAAATCTGTGAAACCTGTAAGGGGCAACGCTATCAGGAGCATATCCTGGCGCTTAGAGTTGAATCCAAAAATATCGCTGAGGTTCTCTCTCTGGATATGAGGGAGTTAAAGGAATGGTTAGGAGAGAAAAATATTTCCTCTAAAACTCTTGAGTTTTTGAGTCAGTTAGAAGAGATTGGCTTAGCTCATTTAAGCCTGGACCAGCCGGTACAATCTTTGTCTTCAGGAGAAAAGCAGCGCTTATTATTACTTAACTGGCTGCAGGATCAAATTACCGATGCGCTTTATATTTTAGATGAACCAAGCACCGGCTTGCATTTTGCCGATATTGATCTTTTATATGCGATCCTTCAAAAGCTTAGTGAAGCAAATGATATTTTGATCATCGATCACAACCCTTATTTACTGGAAAAAATAGGAGTGGGGATGGTTCTCGAATAA